The following are encoded together in the Argopecten irradians isolate NY chromosome 5, Ai_NY, whole genome shotgun sequence genome:
- the LOC138322733 gene encoding carbohydrate sulfotransferase 11-like — MFGFFSRRRRRQRIIGVIVIIMFIVLFEVSIENTDGHLGVHVHFRFGERVEVQPIDTPARIKVGKSRSRWRKQIDDRYRRLWRTCTSKSADDKSFTPLNLRHFQYNNKHRMFYCGIEKSGSTFWRRLLQQIEKGVIISPYNIRPENALLNYRNLASETFDEIDDILKFSVKFMVVRDPYTRLLSGYIDKLYSPNVYFWDTIGEHIVRTVRPNATMMSKTCGHDVTFLEFLKYVIKSQTTGDKKDSHFMPAAEICNPCKVKFDIISHMETFNYDIRYILETFNLRSYLSVIDGPSYNMVNDTIYDVAQVFLSMRTDIRRCMDVHNALLRVWEKLQIKGIVTMDTPCPFRKSDVFDLTIDSMTSVIRKAFDSASLSVLESQRKSLFLEYYRQIPIETLRKLAYVFRQDFDYFGYDQYPKLLFKRSGT; from the exons ATGTTTGGTTTCTTCAGTCGTCGTCGGCGACGTCAGAGAATAATTGGTGTTATTGTTATCATCATGTTCATCGTACTATTCG AGGTATCCATTGAAAACACAGACGGTCACTTGGGAGTACACGTCCACTTCCGTTTTGGCGAACGTGTTGAAGTCCAACCG ATTGATACACCTGCTAGGATAAAAGTTGGCAAGAGCCGGTCTCGATGGCGTAAGCAGATTGATGACCGATACCGCCGGCTGTGGCGTACATGTACGTCTAAGTCAGCAGACGACAAGTCCTTCACTCCACTAAACCTACGTCACTTCCAGTATAACAACAAACACCGGATGTTCTATTGTGGTATCGAGAAAAGTGGCTCCACATTTTGGCGTCGACTTCTTCAACAGATAGAAAAGGGAGTTATCATAAGTCCATACAACATTAGACCCGAAAATGCCCTGCTTAATTATCGAAACCTTGCCAGTGAAACATTTGACGAAATTGATGATATTTTGAAGTTTTCAGTCAAATTTATGGTAGTCAGGGACCCCTACACTAGATTACTATCTGGTTACATAGACAAGCTGTACTCACCAAACGTTTATTTCTGGGACACAATAGGAGAACACATTGTAAGGACGGTCAGACCTAATGCTACCATGATGAGTAAAACGTGCGGACATGACGTGACGTTTTTAGAATTTTTGAAATACGTCATCAAATCGCAGACGACGGGCGACAAAAAAGACAGCCATTTTATGCCGGCTGCAGAGATCTGCAATCCTTGTAAGGTAAAATTCGATATCATTAGTCACATGGAGACATTTAATTATGACATCAGGTACATTCTAGAAACGTTTAATCTTCGGTCATATTTAAGTGTCATTGACGGTCCGTCTTATAACATGGTAAATGATACCATCTATGACGTGGCGCAGGTTTTTTTGTCGATGAGAACGGACATAAGAAGATGCATGGATGTACATAATGCTCTTCTGAGAGTTTGGGAGAAATTGCAGATCAAAGGAATTGTTACTATGGATACACCCTGTCCTTTCAGAAAATCGGACGTGTTTGACTTAACCATAGACTCAATGACTAGTGTTATCAGGAAAGCTTTCGATTCGGCATCATTAAGTGTGCTAGAGTCGCAAAGAAAGTCCTTGTTTCTGGAGTATTACAGACAGATACCAATAGAAACACTACGTAAGCTTGCCTATGTATTCAGACAGGATTTTGACTACTTCGGGTATGACCAATACCCCAAACTCCTGTTTAAGCGATCTGGAACAtag